A single region of the Pseudomonas granadensis genome encodes:
- a CDS encoding succinylglutamate desuccinylase/aspartoacylase family protein, whose amino-acid sequence MERIDHVLPWSHLGSERKVSVFRFGHGERKAYIQASLHADELPGMRTAWELKKRLGELEAQGLLNGVIELVPVANPLGLGQLLQGNHQGRFEAGSGKNFNRDFVELSAPAAAVLADKLGDDPHANVRLIRQAMADHLAALPEASSQLQGMQRVLLSHACTADVVLDLHCDAEAALHMYALPQHWPQWRSLAAHLNVKVGLLAEDSGGSSFDEACSLPWLRLSRQFPDAQIPLACLATTIELGGQADTGRADAEAYAEGVLAFLAEQGLITGEWPNPAHEPCEGMPFEGTELLFAPHPGVVSFSRKPGEWVEAGEEIFEVIDPVADRVSTVCAGTSGVLFAIERLRYAQPGFWLAKVAGRDALRHGRLLND is encoded by the coding sequence ATGGAACGCATCGACCACGTGTTGCCGTGGAGCCACCTGGGCAGCGAGCGCAAGGTGTCGGTTTTCCGCTTCGGCCACGGCGAGCGCAAGGCCTACATCCAGGCCAGCCTGCACGCCGACGAACTGCCGGGCATGCGCACCGCCTGGGAGCTGAAAAAGCGCCTCGGCGAACTCGAAGCGCAAGGCTTGCTCAACGGTGTGATCGAGCTGGTGCCGGTCGCCAATCCGTTGGGACTCGGGCAGTTGCTGCAAGGCAATCACCAAGGCCGTTTCGAGGCTGGCAGCGGCAAGAATTTCAACCGTGACTTCGTTGAGCTGAGCGCGCCGGCCGCCGCCGTGCTGGCCGACAAACTCGGGGACGATCCACACGCCAACGTGCGGCTGATCCGTCAAGCGATGGCTGATCATCTGGCCGCACTGCCTGAAGCGAGCAGCCAGTTGCAAGGCATGCAGCGCGTATTGCTCAGCCATGCCTGCACTGCCGATGTGGTACTCGATCTGCATTGCGACGCCGAAGCCGCGCTGCACATGTATGCGCTGCCGCAACACTGGCCGCAGTGGCGCTCGCTCGCCGCGCACCTGAACGTGAAGGTCGGCTTGCTCGCGGAAGACTCCGGTGGCAGCTCGTTCGACGAAGCCTGTTCGCTGCCGTGGCTGCGCCTGTCGCGGCAGTTCCCCGATGCGCAGATTCCGCTGGCGTGCCTGGCCACGACCATCGAACTGGGCGGTCAGGCCGACACCGGTCGCGCGGATGCCGAGGCTTACGCAGAAGGCGTTCTCGCCTTCCTCGCCGAGCAGGGCCTGATCACCGGCGAGTGGCCAAATCCGGCGCACGAGCCATGTGAAGGCATGCCGTTCGAAGGCACCGAATTGTTGTTCGCGCCGCACCCCGGTGTGGTGAGTTTTTCCCGCAAGCCCGGCGAATGGGTCGAGGCGGGCGAGGAGATTTTTGAAGTGATCGACCCTGTGGCCGATCGGGTCAGCACGGTATGTGCTGGTACCTCCGGGGTGCTGTTTGCCATTGAACGGCTGCGTTATGCCCAACCCGGTTTCTGGCTGGCCAAGGTGGCGGGGCGCGATGCGCTGCGTCACGGGCGCTTGCTCAACGACTGA
- a CDS encoding ABC transporter ATP-binding protein gives MYKLEVQDLHKRYGSHEVLKGVSLKAAAGDVISIIGSSGSGKSTFLRCINLLEQPHAGKILLNNEELKLVANKDGALKAADPKQLQRMRSRLSMVFQHFNLWSHMTAIENIMEAPVHVLGVPKYEAREKAEYYLNKVGVAHRKDAFPGHMSGGEQQRVAIARALAMEPEVMLFDEPTSALDPELVGDVLKVMQALAQEGRTMVVVTHEMGFAREVSNQLVFLHKGVVEESGNPREVLVNPQSERLQQFLSGSLK, from the coding sequence ATGTACAAACTTGAAGTCCAAGACCTGCATAAACGCTATGGCAGTCACGAAGTGCTCAAGGGCGTGTCCCTGAAAGCGGCCGCCGGCGATGTGATCAGCATCATCGGCTCCAGTGGCTCCGGCAAAAGTACTTTTCTGCGCTGCATCAACCTGCTCGAGCAGCCGCACGCGGGCAAGATCCTGCTCAACAACGAAGAGCTGAAACTGGTCGCCAACAAGGACGGTGCGCTGAAGGCGGCTGATCCGAAGCAGCTGCAACGCATGCGTTCGCGCCTTTCGATGGTGTTCCAGCATTTCAACCTGTGGTCGCACATGACCGCGATTGAAAACATCATGGAAGCACCAGTGCACGTGCTTGGCGTACCCAAGTACGAAGCGCGGGAAAAAGCCGAGTACTACCTGAACAAGGTTGGCGTTGCCCATCGTAAGGATGCGTTCCCTGGGCACATGTCCGGTGGTGAGCAGCAGCGCGTGGCGATAGCCCGTGCGCTGGCGATGGAACCGGAAGTGATGCTGTTCGACGAGCCGACCTCGGCCCTCGACCCGGAACTGGTCGGCGACGTGCTGAAAGTCATGCAGGCATTGGCGCAGGAAGGCCGGACCATGGTCGTGGTCACCCACGAAATGGGTTTTGCCCGCGAAGTGTCGAACCAGTTGGTGTTCCTGCACAAAGGCGTCGTCGAAGAAAGCGGCAACCCGCGCGAAGTGCTGGTCAATCCGCAATCGGAGCGTTTGCAGCAGTTCCTGTCCGGTAGCCTGAAATAA
- the argR gene encoding transcriptional regulator ArgR codes for MTAHRIGFLIWPSTKALTLALAEEALRVAQRVHPDVVYELSFLQAEPPAEGAWQLPGEAWAGKLENFQKLFLLADEPPTTLAPALSSALKQLVRAGCVIGGLSAGVYPLAQLGLLDGYRAAVHWRWQDDFAERFPKVIATSHLFDWDRDRLTACGGMSVLDLLLAVLARDHGAELAGAVSEELVVERIREGGERQRIPLQNRLGSSHPKLTQAVLLMEANIEEPLTTDEIAQHVCVSRRQLERIFKQYLNRVPSQYYLELRLNKARQMLMQTSKSIIQIGLSCGFSSGPHFSSAYRNFFGATPREDRNQRRSSSPFELSSVPPERG; via the coding sequence ATGACTGCCCATCGAATTGGTTTCCTGATTTGGCCCAGCACTAAAGCGTTGACGCTGGCGCTGGCGGAGGAAGCCTTGCGTGTCGCTCAGCGCGTGCACCCGGACGTGGTCTACGAGTTGTCGTTCCTGCAGGCCGAACCGCCGGCCGAAGGTGCCTGGCAACTGCCCGGTGAAGCGTGGGCCGGCAAGCTCGAAAATTTCCAGAAACTGTTCCTGCTCGCTGACGAGCCGCCGACCACACTGGCGCCGGCGCTGAGCAGTGCGCTCAAGCAACTGGTGCGTGCCGGTTGCGTGATCGGTGGTCTGTCGGCCGGTGTCTACCCGTTGGCCCAGCTCGGTTTGCTCGATGGCTATCGCGCCGCTGTGCACTGGCGCTGGCAGGACGATTTTGCCGAACGCTTCCCGAAAGTCATTGCCACCAGTCATCTGTTCGATTGGGACCGCGATCGCCTGACCGCCTGCGGTGGCATGTCGGTGCTCGACCTGCTGCTGGCGGTACTGGCGCGTGATCACGGCGCCGAACTGGCCGGTGCGGTGTCCGAAGAACTGGTGGTCGAACGCATTCGCGAAGGCGGCGAGCGCCAGCGTATTCCGTTGCAGAACCGTCTCGGCTCCAGTCATCCGAAGCTCACCCAGGCGGTGTTGCTGATGGAAGCCAACATCGAAGAACCGCTGACCACCGACGAAATCGCCCAGCACGTGTGCGTGTCGCGGCGCCAACTGGAGCGGATCTTCAAGCAGTACCTCAACCGTGTGCCGAGCCAGTACTACCTGGAACTGCGCCTGAACAAGGCCCGGCAGATGTTGATGCAGACCAGCAAGTCGATCATTCAGATCGGCCTGTCGTGTGGCTTCTCCTCGGGGCCGCATTTCTCCAGCGCCTACCGCAACTTCTTCGGTGCCACGCCGCGGGAAGATCGCAACCAGCGGCGCAGCAGCAGCCCGTTCGAATTATCCTCGGTGCCCCCCGAGAGGGGCTGA
- a CDS encoding dermonecrotic toxin domain-containing protein — translation MHLSQAHPSVTAADTNNAQHADEHYQPLKEAIPPWLGNTSATRREALKNSVPLQPEALKSASVEQHTQMKQLAGAHLDAQSQVDKALEHLQDAAAFAEPLLKAELKSCFDLDLDVRNTFVRLYIPATTPLFPIKTGARVWSVSLLEAALHNFEDRETYDNAFEAQSTFTTAPTPTGQFETLPAIKARLSVPAFTQLCRRLDIGAKYKASLEENLGYSDPMVATVLRNKLDASQKTAMKAALQWARMNRDVSESAVRLIEAFLDGMKGLYVNGAPLLCHDVSMLCAPLTGMVVFAPDLYLSQNNARVVAYVPDDPDHPFKEYTSPLEMIVELTRQLRSKDYQRFFSRFVSHEQRGFFFSTLNSRLSEIKWHPHEPGDSRPAWREAPVERPDLQTALVPFHDPVLQHLHQAKLNKIFNDARTIAVPTAVVDQKARWAFWDSVVDILSTIAQAAALIVAPFVPVLGEAMMAYMAYQMLDEAFEGIVEWGQGRTTEAFEHLIGTVESMIQLGMFAVGGAIASAEFRKVLPKEVMAFIDRFKPVKLANGETRYWEPNLQRYQHPARPPADSQPNQRGLHQHQGKQLLPLEEAHFSVKEHEVPGQYRIEHPTRPDAYQPVVRHNGDGAWHTELEQPMEWDGETALRRIGPAVEAFTPTERETILQVSGSSEEALRKMHVNQEKTPPLLADSIQRFKIDQQLQRFIDQLDSDVTEEFLRADQITQLQLLSEHGRWPSDQRLRLIDRNGELLWQSSTDESLPLTELRRDQLIGGDLLKSLLSILDEAQIKALLAEPFTAKPPLDIRTQTLRKQLVGLAKSHRSALFESRYQALQHIDDPLAQQLKAHNPGLPASVTRELLETATGSELLQINEGQLPPRQQELMQLASQEVRVSRAYEGLELGSVNNPDSDSLALHSLKLLPGWSGDVRIEIRDSRYEGPVVDSIGGENAAEKKVLVRNADHRYQAFDDRGQELHSLSDFYSSLLYALPDSERTSLNIGIGQGQTLKAAIRERTLERDELRVVLHETPIRPPVLDTLRLLGSDGYPRVDRVESVNNPARAYEQDIRALYPRMTEQHVRALTENLRASPVGPHVEIQRLQNDYLQLQNDLHIWANDPPVRHPDTGAALTSLQKRVEIQNRRLLREEILRGWRREYPTGINQYGMASGYALRLAHPIIGNLPTLSADLSHITALSLDASVTPGSLDVLLQHFPRLQQLDARNLKLPALPQVLGSMPSLRELRMRNCDLSLSITTQSVFDSMPQLTLLDLQGNPLGSPPDLHTMPSLRYVNLSNTGIHSLPNDLLNHPRLISGQFNGNRITAVPEAFFKLPPSLCDGFTFADNPLSPAVRERVKRFHNLTGKHFGIRPERADLQRTTTLFPSLDEAQATEVLYRLPGTLAEGRAQLTLWETEVNQLKLELSQWVNQAATSHPETAERLTNAEQARELNARRSFAQQVELFWRSRDAFDRSAEFEATAEFSADMPVLRANFEHVSRLKLTGNAYVSASLPFVESFPNLLSLSLTGFDLASGPLSSTTLPRLTDLKLKNCGVVMTPENQAALVSLNTLQSLNLSGNPLGTFPDLNLLPELTFIDLSDSGLTVAPQGLASHPQLRTAVLTGNRITDIPEAVFELPADRSDGLYFSDNPLSTATREKIKTYYRTHQQDFDVRAADQDVSLAQELFPQLDQQEASDMVYDLPGDLTDSRAQLLRWQAELAQMGSDLDRWVLETPATHPSTGRALSENERAQQRSARTAFKQNLETFWRQTSSETGQRSLSFAADLQFVGQTPRLTVDFSHVSSLKLTGNAAIDGIGTFVALFPGLDSLQLKDFALNEIPAFIGRLRNLKKLRLDGCAVTWTPAGSDVLKSLRTLKRLDLSHNPLTLAPDLKTLPTLQDVFLVNSGLTSLPDGVVGHPALQTLNLNDNAITQLPEAFFSLNPNRAEGVRLAGNPLSLAARERIKIYYTQHDRNFGITPAADDVAMARRVFPHLNDYMASDMIYRLPGTLQAGTVQLMNWEAEMTRLLGDLNTWQEGVPSHDPTSGQLWTAEQRAAQLEARHQFSGKLEELWRASRIDTPDLRVETFRARIAFAGELPKLTADFSQIRHLEIQGHPQSTVPDGFLDRFTGLEGLELPGFALGRIPQALEHMPSLETLMLSRCNITLDAAGQSTLSTLSRLTSLDLFNNPLGHTPDVSPLSNLTFIDLIRTGIDRVPVGLEQLARLQTALLSDNNIIELPDSLAAYANRGVDVGSNPLSATSREQIKACYLMKDDNFGVWPEEEDIDLAQTLYPRLSSFDANDLIYRLPGTLADGRAELLRRQTELTTLLNNLDIWVNATPDDSVTHGVPESDAWRAQVTQRQRFKDNLEKRLRHYPVNALDGEFACDLSFTGELPPLTGRFDYIDQLRLTSTADTPPSIDALLELFPRLRVLDIRDYPLRRIPPAVFRLESLSSLNLSGCEINITPQTAEAFAALKNLGSLDLSHNTRLWTVPDMAHFPDLQLLNLRNSGLTRSPAGLFRLTRLKKADLSNNKIKRLPAVFPSRPDIRMTEYDFSANPLVLESQQRLDSYNRALGEHHIEARIPSTHVGHGLDDFVDSDFSDGEELPPSGNS, via the coding sequence ATGCATTTGTCTCAAGCACACCCATCCGTAACCGCTGCTGACACAAACAACGCGCAACATGCGGATGAACATTATCAACCGCTCAAAGAGGCGATCCCGCCGTGGTTGGGCAACACCTCAGCCACCCGGCGCGAAGCGTTGAAGAACAGCGTCCCGCTGCAGCCCGAAGCGCTAAAGTCGGCATCCGTTGAACAGCACACGCAAATGAAACAACTCGCTGGCGCACATCTCGATGCGCAGAGTCAGGTCGATAAAGCGCTGGAGCATCTACAGGACGCCGCGGCCTTCGCCGAGCCCTTGCTCAAGGCCGAACTGAAAAGCTGTTTCGATCTGGACCTGGATGTCAGAAACACCTTCGTGCGCCTGTACATCCCGGCGACCACCCCGCTGTTCCCGATCAAGACCGGCGCACGCGTCTGGAGCGTTTCCCTGCTGGAGGCGGCGCTGCATAACTTCGAAGATCGGGAAACCTACGACAACGCCTTCGAGGCGCAATCGACATTCACCACCGCGCCGACGCCGACCGGGCAATTCGAAACCCTGCCCGCGATCAAAGCCCGACTGAGCGTCCCCGCCTTCACCCAGCTGTGCCGGCGGTTGGACATCGGCGCGAAATACAAAGCCAGCCTGGAAGAAAACCTCGGTTATTCCGATCCGATGGTCGCCACGGTGCTGCGCAACAAACTCGACGCCAGCCAGAAAACCGCTATGAAAGCGGCCCTGCAGTGGGCGCGAATGAACCGCGATGTGTCGGAGAGTGCCGTGCGCCTGATCGAGGCCTTCCTCGATGGCATGAAAGGCCTCTATGTAAACGGCGCACCATTGCTCTGTCATGACGTGAGCATGCTTTGCGCACCGCTGACCGGCATGGTCGTGTTCGCCCCGGACCTGTATCTCTCACAAAACAATGCGCGGGTCGTGGCGTACGTGCCGGATGACCCCGATCATCCGTTCAAGGAGTACACCTCGCCGCTGGAGATGATCGTCGAGCTGACGCGCCAGCTGCGCTCGAAGGACTATCAGCGTTTCTTTAGCCGTTTCGTCAGTCACGAGCAACGCGGGTTCTTCTTCAGCACCCTCAACAGCCGTCTGAGCGAAATCAAGTGGCACCCGCATGAACCCGGCGACTCCCGGCCGGCGTGGCGCGAAGCACCGGTGGAGCGACCCGATCTGCAAACGGCGCTGGTGCCCTTCCATGACCCCGTTTTGCAGCACCTTCATCAGGCGAAACTGAACAAGATCTTCAACGACGCCCGAACCATTGCCGTGCCCACCGCAGTCGTCGATCAAAAAGCTCGCTGGGCGTTCTGGGACTCGGTGGTCGACATCCTTTCCACGATCGCGCAGGCCGCCGCGCTGATCGTCGCACCGTTCGTGCCGGTGCTGGGCGAAGCGATGATGGCGTACATGGCTTATCAGATGCTCGACGAAGCCTTCGAGGGCATCGTCGAATGGGGCCAGGGCCGCACCACCGAAGCTTTCGAGCATTTGATAGGCACCGTTGAATCGATGATCCAGCTGGGCATGTTTGCCGTGGGCGGCGCGATTGCATCGGCCGAGTTTCGCAAGGTCCTGCCCAAGGAAGTGATGGCGTTCATCGACCGCTTCAAACCAGTGAAACTGGCCAATGGCGAAACCCGCTACTGGGAGCCTAATCTGCAGCGCTACCAGCATCCCGCCAGGCCGCCCGCGGATTCGCAACCCAATCAACGGGGCCTGCATCAGCATCAGGGCAAGCAGCTGTTGCCCCTCGAAGAGGCGCACTTTTCGGTCAAGGAACATGAGGTGCCCGGGCAATACCGTATCGAACACCCGACCCGCCCCGACGCTTACCAGCCTGTGGTGCGGCACAACGGCGACGGTGCCTGGCACACCGAACTCGAACAACCCATGGAGTGGGACGGCGAAACCGCATTGCGACGCATCGGTCCTGCGGTAGAAGCCTTTACCCCGACCGAGCGCGAAACCATTCTTCAGGTCAGCGGCAGCAGCGAAGAGGCGTTGCGCAAGATGCACGTCAATCAGGAAAAAACCCCACCGCTCCTGGCCGACAGCATCCAGCGCTTCAAGATCGATCAACAATTGCAGCGTTTTATCGATCAGCTCGACAGTGACGTTACCGAAGAATTTTTGCGTGCCGATCAGATCACCCAATTGCAGCTGCTCAGCGAACACGGCCGCTGGCCGAGCGATCAACGCCTGCGCCTGATCGATCGCAACGGTGAACTGCTTTGGCAGTCCAGCACCGACGAAAGCCTGCCGTTGACCGAGCTTCGCCGGGACCAGTTGATCGGCGGCGACCTGCTCAAGAGTTTGCTTTCCATTCTCGACGAAGCGCAAATCAAGGCGCTGCTCGCCGAACCCTTCACCGCCAAGCCACCCCTGGACATTCGCACCCAGACCTTGCGCAAGCAATTGGTTGGCCTCGCGAAGAGCCACCGAAGTGCGCTGTTCGAATCGCGCTATCAAGCGTTGCAACACATTGACGATCCGCTGGCGCAACAGCTCAAGGCTCACAACCCCGGCCTGCCGGCGAGCGTCACCCGCGAACTGCTCGAAACCGCCACCGGCAGCGAATTGCTGCAGATCAATGAGGGGCAACTGCCACCGCGTCAGCAGGAACTGATGCAACTGGCCAGTCAGGAAGTGCGCGTGTCCCGAGCCTACGAAGGGCTCGAGCTCGGCTCAGTGAATAATCCGGATTCCGATTCGCTGGCGCTGCACAGTCTCAAATTGCTGCCGGGCTGGAGCGGCGATGTGCGGATCGAAATCCGCGACAGTCGCTACGAAGGCCCGGTCGTCGACAGCATCGGAGGCGAAAACGCCGCCGAAAAAAAGGTCCTGGTGAGGAACGCTGACCACCGCTATCAAGCCTTCGATGATCGCGGCCAGGAGCTGCATTCACTCAGCGATTTCTACTCCAGCTTGCTGTACGCATTGCCCGACAGTGAGCGCACCAGCCTCAACATTGGCATTGGTCAGGGCCAGACGCTGAAGGCTGCCATTCGCGAGCGCACGCTGGAGCGCGACGAGTTGCGAGTGGTGTTGCACGAAACGCCCATTCGGCCACCCGTCCTGGACACGTTACGGCTGTTGGGCAGCGATGGTTATCCTCGGGTTGATCGCGTTGAAAGCGTGAACAATCCTGCCCGCGCTTACGAGCAGGATATTCGCGCGCTTTATCCGCGGATGACCGAACAGCACGTGCGCGCTCTGACAGAAAACCTGCGTGCCAGCCCGGTCGGCCCGCATGTGGAAATTCAGCGACTGCAGAATGATTACCTGCAATTGCAAAACGATCTGCACATCTGGGCCAACGATCCGCCCGTCAGGCATCCCGATACCGGCGCTGCGCTGACCTCGCTGCAAAAGCGCGTCGAAATCCAGAACCGCCGCTTGCTCAGGGAAGAAATCCTCAGGGGCTGGCGTCGCGAATACCCGACCGGGATCAATCAGTACGGCATGGCATCAGGTTATGCCCTGCGGCTTGCGCACCCGATCATCGGCAACCTGCCGACGCTGTCGGCGGACCTCAGCCATATCACCGCGCTGTCCCTTGATGCCAGCGTCACCCCAGGTTCGCTAGACGTTTTGCTTCAACACTTTCCACGATTGCAACAGCTCGACGCACGAAATCTGAAGCTGCCGGCCTTGCCGCAAGTGCTCGGCTCAATGCCCTCGCTGCGCGAACTGAGAATGCGCAACTGCGACCTCAGCCTGTCGATCACCACGCAATCGGTATTCGACTCCATGCCGCAGCTCACGCTACTCGATCTGCAGGGCAACCCGCTGGGTTCACCGCCCGATCTGCACACGATGCCTTCGCTGCGTTACGTCAACCTGTCCAACACCGGCATCCACAGCCTGCCGAACGATCTGTTGAATCATCCACGGCTGATTTCCGGCCAGTTCAACGGCAATCGAATCACGGCCGTGCCCGAAGCTTTCTTCAAGCTGCCCCCCTCCCTGTGTGATGGCTTCACCTTCGCCGACAACCCGTTGTCCCCCGCCGTACGCGAACGGGTGAAACGCTTCCACAACCTCACCGGCAAGCACTTCGGCATCCGCCCGGAGCGGGCAGACCTGCAGCGCACCACCACGTTGTTTCCGAGCCTCGACGAGGCGCAAGCCACTGAGGTGCTGTACCGCTTGCCCGGAACACTGGCGGAGGGTCGAGCACAGCTGACGCTCTGGGAAACCGAGGTCAATCAGTTGAAGCTCGAACTCAGCCAATGGGTCAACCAGGCTGCTACCTCGCACCCCGAGACGGCTGAACGCCTGACCAACGCCGAGCAGGCGCGCGAACTCAATGCCCGACGCTCCTTCGCGCAACAAGTCGAGCTCTTCTGGCGCAGCCGGGACGCGTTCGACCGCAGTGCAGAATTTGAAGCAACGGCCGAGTTCAGCGCAGACATGCCTGTGCTCAGAGCCAATTTCGAGCATGTTTCGCGCCTCAAACTGACCGGCAATGCCTATGTTTCAGCAAGCTTGCCCTTCGTGGAGTCCTTCCCGAACCTGCTCTCGCTGAGCCTGACTGGCTTTGATCTGGCATCCGGCCCCCTTTCCTCAACCACTCTACCGCGGCTGACCGACCTGAAACTGAAAAACTGCGGCGTGGTAATGACGCCGGAAAATCAGGCCGCACTGGTTTCGCTGAACACCCTGCAGTCGCTGAACCTGAGCGGCAATCCGCTGGGGACTTTCCCCGATCTGAACCTGCTTCCCGAGCTCACATTCATCGACCTGTCCGACAGCGGCCTCACCGTCGCTCCGCAAGGGCTGGCCAGCCACCCTCAACTGCGAACGGCGGTGCTGACCGGCAACCGCATAACGGATATACCCGAGGCGGTATTCGAGCTGCCTGCAGACCGTAGCGACGGCCTGTATTTTTCCGACAATCCGCTGTCTACCGCGACGCGCGAAAAGATCAAAACCTACTACCGCACCCATCAACAGGACTTTGACGTCAGGGCCGCTGACCAGGACGTGAGCCTGGCGCAGGAACTGTTCCCGCAGCTGGATCAGCAAGAGGCCAGTGATATGGTCTACGACTTGCCCGGCGACCTGACCGACAGCCGCGCGCAACTGTTGCGCTGGCAAGCCGAGCTTGCGCAGATGGGGAGTGATCTCGATCGCTGGGTACTGGAAACCCCAGCCACCCATCCGTCTACAGGGCGTGCGCTTTCCGAAAATGAGCGCGCGCAACAGCGCTCGGCGCGCACCGCGTTCAAGCAAAACCTGGAAACGTTCTGGCGCCAGACCTCCAGCGAGACCGGCCAGCGCAGCCTGTCCTTTGCGGCAGACCTACAGTTCGTTGGCCAAACGCCTCGTCTGACCGTCGACTTCAGTCATGTCTCGAGCCTGAAGCTGACCGGCAATGCAGCGATCGATGGCATCGGGACGTTCGTGGCGTTGTTTCCCGGGCTCGATTCTCTGCAACTCAAGGATTTTGCGCTGAACGAAATACCCGCCTTCATCGGTCGCCTGCGCAACCTGAAGAAGCTTCGTCTGGACGGCTGCGCCGTAACCTGGACGCCTGCGGGAAGTGATGTACTCAAGTCTCTGCGCACGCTCAAGCGTCTGGACCTGAGCCACAACCCATTGACCCTGGCACCTGATCTAAAGACGCTGCCGACATTGCAGGACGTTTTTCTGGTCAATAGCGGTCTGACCTCCCTGCCTGACGGCGTTGTCGGTCACCCGGCGCTGCAGACGCTGAACCTCAACGACAACGCGATCACCCAGTTACCGGAGGCGTTCTTCAGCCTCAACCCGAATCGTGCAGAAGGTGTGCGTCTGGCTGGTAACCCGTTGTCGCTGGCGGCTCGTGAGCGGATCAAGATTTACTATACCCAACACGATCGCAACTTCGGAATAACGCCCGCCGCGGACGATGTAGCGATGGCCCGCAGAGTCTTCCCGCACCTGAACGATTACATGGCCAGTGACATGATCTATCGGCTTCCCGGCACATTGCAGGCAGGCACGGTGCAACTGATGAATTGGGAAGCGGAAATGACCCGGCTGCTCGGTGATCTGAATACCTGGCAAGAAGGCGTTCCGAGTCATGACCCGACATCCGGTCAGCTCTGGACTGCCGAGCAACGCGCAGCACAGCTTGAGGCCAGACACCAGTTCAGTGGCAAGCTTGAAGAGTTATGGCGCGCCAGTCGCATCGATACGCCGGATCTGCGCGTCGAAACCTTCAGAGCCAGGATCGCATTCGCGGGTGAGTTGCCGAAGCTGACCGCTGACTTCAGCCAGATAAGGCATCTGGAGATTCAGGGCCATCCACAGTCAACCGTCCCCGATGGCTTTCTCGACCGCTTCACTGGATTGGAGGGGCTGGAATTGCCGGGTTTCGCACTGGGCCGAATCCCGCAAGCCCTGGAACACATGCCATCGCTCGAGACGCTGATGCTGAGCCGGTGCAATATCACGCTCGATGCTGCCGGACAATCCACCTTGTCGACGCTGAGCCGCCTGACGTCACTGGATCTTTTCAATAATCCACTGGGCCATACGCCCGATGTCTCGCCACTGTCGAACCTGACGTTCATCGACCTGATCCGTACCGGGATAGACCGCGTTCCCGTCGGGCTGGAGCAACTTGCGCGCTTGCAAACGGCATTGCTGAGCGACAACAACATCATTGAATTGCCCGACTCTCTGGCGGCTTATGCCAATCGTGGCGTGGATGTGGGCTCCAACCCACTGTCGGCAACCTCGCGCGAACAGATCAAGGCCTGTTACCTGATGAAAGATGACAACTTCGGCGTCTGGCCGGAAGAGGAGGACATTGATCTGGCCCAAACGCTGTATCCCCGCTTGAGCAGTTTCGACGCCAATGACCTGATCTATCGTCTACCCGGAACACTGGCGGACGGACGCGCCGAACTGCTGCGTCGGCAAACCGAGCTGACCACGTTGCTCAACAATCTTGATATCTGGGTGAATGCAACGCCCGATGATTCGGTCACCCACGGTGTGCCGGAAAGTGACGCGTGGCGCGCGCAAGTCACCCAGCGCCAGCGCTTCAAGGACAATCTGGAAAAACGCCTGCGGCACTATCCGGTCAATGCTCTGGACGGCGAATTTGCCTGCGACTTGTCCTTCACCGGCGAGCTGCCGCCACTGACCGGACGTTTCGACTACATCGACCAGTTGCGGCTGACCAGCACGGCAGACACGCCCCCTTCAATCGATGCATTGCTGGAGCTGTTTCCGCGGCTCAGGGTCCTGGATATCCGTGATTACCCGCTGCGTCGCATTCCGCCGGCAGTTTTTCGCCTCGAATCACTGAGCAGCCTGAATCTCTCGGGCTGCGAGATCAACATTACGCCGCAAACCGCAGAAGCGTTCGCAGCACTGAAGAACCTTGGCTCTCTGGATTTAAGTCACAACACTCGACTCTGGACAGTCCCCGATATGGCGCATTTTCCCGACCTCCAGTTGCTGAACCTGCGCAACAGCGGCCTGACCAGGTCGCCTGCGGGTTTGTTCAGACTGACAAGGTTGAAAAAGGCCGATCTGTCCAATAACAAAATCAAGCGGTTGCCTGCGGTATTTCCGTCGCGACCCGACATCCGGATGACCGAGTACGATTTCAGTGCAAATCCATTGGTTCTGGAAAGCCAGCAGCGCCTGGACAGCTACAACAGGGCCCTTGGCGAACACCATATCGAGGCGCGGATACCCAGTACTCACGTCGGTCACGGACTTGACGACTTTGTCGATTCGGACTTTTCCGATGGCGAGGAGCTCCCGCCAAGCGGCAATAGCTGA